From one Acidobacteriota bacterium genomic stretch:
- a CDS encoding 30S ribosomal protein S1 — MPSVFRNLMEDFEQLLETFEQQNQASEGEVLKGTVLKIDGEDVVVDIGQKSEGVVRLREFVDAEGVAQVHPGDIIDVVIEHEGGERGLRLSHERAARLRLWDELEHAHEQATIMQGRVVERIKGGVACDIGVKAFLPGSQLDLRPVHNLDVFLGQEVRVRIIKLNKKRGNIVVSRKSVLQDELDARRTQTLETLEEGQVVTGVVKNVTEYGVFVDVGGIDGLLHVSDLSWGRVAHPSEMVQPNDEITVKVLKFDKARMRVSLGFKQLLPDPWADAKERYPVGARVKGKVVSVTDYGCFVELEQGIEGLIHISEMSWSKRTKHPSKIVEMEQQLEAVVLDVNPGERRMSLSLRQAQSNPWETLADRFAPGSIVEGRVRNLTDFGAFVEIEDGIDGLVHISDFSWTKRIQHPSEVVKKGDKVRAKILSIDVDNRRLSLGIRQLEPDAWENFFATRQLGEVLPGKVLRLAPFGAFVELEGGIEGLCHNSEINQAITDGGPPIIGHEYEFKIIKLSPGDKKIGLSLRSALHDSERDLIESYRHQPGNTGATIEEHVSQKRAGNESSS, encoded by the coding sequence TTGCCGTCCGTATTTCGCAACCTCATGGAAGACTTCGAACAGCTCCTCGAAACATTTGAACAGCAAAACCAGGCCAGTGAAGGCGAAGTGCTTAAGGGCACCGTCCTCAAGATCGACGGCGAAGACGTCGTCGTGGATATCGGACAGAAATCCGAAGGTGTGGTGCGGCTGCGCGAGTTCGTGGATGCCGAAGGCGTAGCGCAGGTCCATCCCGGCGACATCATCGATGTCGTCATCGAGCATGAGGGCGGCGAGCGCGGGCTGCGCCTGTCGCACGAGCGCGCCGCGCGGCTGCGGCTGTGGGACGAGCTGGAGCACGCCCACGAGCAGGCCACCATCATGCAGGGCCGCGTCGTCGAGCGCATCAAGGGCGGAGTGGCCTGCGATATCGGGGTGAAGGCGTTTTTGCCCGGTTCGCAACTGGATTTACGCCCCGTGCATAATCTGGACGTCTTTCTCGGCCAGGAAGTCCGCGTCCGCATCATCAAGCTGAACAAGAAGCGCGGCAATATTGTGGTCTCGCGCAAATCGGTGCTGCAGGATGAGCTCGACGCCCGGCGCACCCAAACCCTGGAAACGCTGGAAGAGGGCCAGGTCGTGACGGGTGTGGTCAAGAACGTCACCGAATACGGGGTGTTTGTGGATGTGGGCGGCATCGATGGTCTGCTGCACGTCAGCGACCTGTCCTGGGGCCGCGTCGCCCATCCCAGTGAAATGGTGCAGCCCAACGACGAGATCACCGTCAAGGTGCTCAAGTTCGACAAGGCGCGCATGCGCGTCTCGCTGGGCTTCAAGCAATTGCTGCCCGATCCCTGGGCGGACGCCAAGGAGCGCTATCCGGTGGGCGCGCGGGTGAAGGGCAAAGTCGTGAGCGTCACCGACTACGGTTGCTTTGTCGAGCTGGAACAAGGCATTGAGGGGCTGATCCATATCTCGGAAATGTCCTGGTCGAAGCGCACCAAGCACCCCTCGAAGATTGTGGAAATGGAGCAGCAGCTCGAGGCGGTAGTGCTGGACGTCAATCCGGGCGAGCGGCGGATGTCGCTCTCGCTGCGGCAGGCGCAGTCGAATCCCTGGGAAACGCTGGCTGATCGCTTTGCGCCGGGCAGCATTGTCGAGGGACGGGTCCGCAACTTGACCGACTTTGGCGCCTTCGTCGAAATCGAAGATGGCATTGACGGGCTGGTGCACATCAGCGACTTCTCCTGGACCAAGCGCATCCAGCACCCTTCGGAAGTGGTTAAGAAAGGCGATAAGGTCCGGGCCAAGATCCTGAGCATCGATGTGGACAACCGGCGCCTGTCGCTGGGCATACGCCAGCTTGAGCCCGATGCCTGGGAAAACTTCTTCGCCACCCGCCAGTTGGGCGAAGTGCTGCCTGGCAAGGTGCTGCGCCTGGCGCCATTCGGGGCATTTGTAGAGCTGGAGGGTGGCATTGAGGGCCTGTGCCACAACTCCGAGATTAACCAGGCGATTACCGATGGTGGGCCGCCCATCATCGGCCACGAATACGAGTTCAAGATCATCAAGCTCAGCCCGGGGGACAAGAAGATTGGCCTCAGTCTGCGCTCCGCGCTGCACGACTCCGAGCGCGACCTGATCGAGTCCTACCGCCATCAGCCGGGCAACACCGGGGCCACGATCGAAGAGCACGTTTCCCAGAAGCGTGCGGGCAACGAGTCCTCGTCCTAG
- a CDS encoding DNA replication protein DnaC, whose protein sequence is MAATASAESCPVCGGTGWRMLPGAAGAPARATRCDCHFARRAAELLAAANIPPRYEHCTLDNFHTEGSRELFLAHQTAIAYARDFPPDTNRGPRGLLLYGGVGAGKTHLAVAIAAKLLERGFGCRFVDHRALLKQIQATFDPANPATEAGVVQPLLEAEVLVLDDLGVGRATDWALETLHYILNHRYMNNGATIVTTNLEDREPRSRLAAADSPDPGSLLDAVGERLRSRLYEMCVFVALHGSDFRRTYAAPVVR, encoded by the coding sequence ATGGCTGCGACTGCTTCCGCGGAAAGCTGTCCGGTGTGCGGCGGCACGGGATGGAGGATGTTGCCCGGAGCTGCCGGGGCGCCCGCGCGCGCGACCCGATGCGACTGTCATTTTGCGCGGCGCGCCGCGGAGTTGCTGGCCGCGGCCAATATTCCGCCGCGTTATGAACATTGCACGCTGGATAATTTCCACACCGAGGGTTCGCGCGAGCTGTTCCTGGCGCACCAGACCGCAATTGCCTATGCACGTGATTTCCCTCCGGATACCAACCGCGGGCCGCGCGGCCTGCTGCTGTACGGCGGTGTGGGTGCGGGGAAAACCCACCTGGCGGTGGCGATTGCGGCCAAGCTGCTGGAGCGGGGGTTTGGCTGCCGCTTTGTGGATCACCGCGCCCTGCTGAAGCAGATTCAGGCCACCTTCGATCCCGCCAATCCGGCCACGGAGGCGGGCGTGGTGCAGCCGCTGCTCGAAGCCGAGGTGCTGGTGCTGGACGATCTGGGCGTCGGGCGCGCGACCGATTGGGCGCTGGAGACGCTGCACTATATCCTCAACCACCGCTACATGAATAACGGAGCCACGATTGTGACCACCAATCTGGAAGATCGCGAGCCGCGCTCGCGCCTGGCTGCCGCTGACAGCCCCGATCCTGGCTCGCTGCTCGATGCCGTCGGCGAGCGCCTGCGCTCGCGCCTCTATGAAATGTGCGTATTCGTGGCTCTCCACGGCAGCGATTTCCGGCGTACCTACGCCGCCCCCGTGGTTCGTTGA
- a CDS encoding CCA tRNA nucleotidyltransferase: MSEVAARRIADRLRAAGFQALYAGGAVRDRLLGRAAQDFDVATDASPDQVMALFPRHSAVGAQFGVVLAHEPEASIEVATFRTEASYHDGRHPEGVRYATTAREDVLRRDFTINGLLLDPATGAILDYVGGRADLDAAIIRAIGEPERRFQEDRLRMLRGVRFAARLGFTIEPATLAAIRQYAGEIGQISAERIRDEILKMLTEGHARRAFELLDATGLLVHILPEVAAMHGVEQPPQFHPEGDVWIHTLLLLEALPHPVSPALALGALLHDVGKPKTFRRAPDRIRFDRHASVGAAMAAAIGQRLRLSKADRDEVVALVAEHMQWIELPRMRESTRKRFLRRPALHDHLTLLRLDCSASHGDLSLYNLARQQLAALKPDELRPPRLLTGADLIAMGYPPGPRFKEILDTVEDAQLEGVLADPAAARAFVSDHFPAP, encoded by the coding sequence ATGTCAGAAGTAGCCGCCAGGCGGATTGCGGATCGGTTGCGCGCAGCCGGATTTCAGGCGCTCTACGCCGGCGGAGCGGTGCGCGACCGGCTGCTCGGGCGCGCAGCTCAGGACTTCGACGTAGCCACTGACGCCTCGCCCGACCAAGTGATGGCGCTATTTCCCCGGCACTCGGCGGTCGGCGCGCAGTTTGGCGTGGTGCTGGCGCACGAGCCGGAGGCCAGCATCGAGGTCGCCACCTTCCGCACCGAGGCGAGCTATCACGATGGACGGCATCCGGAAGGCGTGCGCTACGCCACCACCGCGCGCGAAGACGTCCTGCGGCGTGATTTCACCATCAATGGCCTGCTGCTCGATCCGGCCACGGGCGCAATCCTTGATTATGTTGGCGGTCGCGCCGACCTCGACGCGGCCATCATCCGCGCCATTGGCGAACCCGAGCGCCGCTTTCAGGAAGACCGGCTGCGCATGCTGCGCGGGGTGCGCTTTGCGGCGCGGCTCGGTTTCACCATCGAACCTGCGACACTGGCGGCCATCCGGCAATATGCCGGAGAAATCGGCCAGATCAGCGCCGAGCGCATCCGCGATGAAATTCTGAAGATGCTGACCGAAGGCCACGCCCGCCGCGCCTTCGAGCTGCTCGACGCGACCGGCCTGCTCGTCCACATTCTGCCCGAAGTGGCCGCCATGCACGGCGTCGAACAGCCGCCCCAGTTCCATCCCGAGGGCGATGTTTGGATCCACACGCTGCTGCTCCTCGAAGCCCTGCCCCATCCGGTCTCGCCGGCTCTGGCGCTCGGCGCGCTGCTCCACGATGTCGGCAAACCAAAAACCTTCCGCCGCGCCCCCGACCGCATCCGCTTCGACCGGCACGCCTCCGTCGGCGCCGCCATGGCCGCCGCTATCGGCCAGCGCCTGCGCTTGTCGAAGGCCGATCGCGACGAGGTGGTGGCGCTGGTGGCCGAGCACATGCAATGGATCGAGCTGCCCAGGATGCGCGAAAGCACCCGCAAGCGCTTCCTCCGCCGCCCGGCGCTTCACGATCACTTGACGCTGCTCCGTCTGGATTGCTCGGCCAGCCACGGCGACCTCAGCCTCTACAACCTGGCGCGCCAGCAGCTAGCGGCCCTCAAGCCCGACGAGCTGCGCCCACCGCGTCTGCTGACCGGCGCGGACCTGATCGCCATGGGCTACCCCCCCGGCCCGCGCTTCAAGGAAATCCTCGACACCGTCGAAGACGCCCAACTCGAAGGCGTCCTCGCCGACCCCGCCGCCGCTCGCGCCTTCGTCTCCGACCACTTCCCCGCCCCCTGA
- the hemB gene encoding porphobilinogen synthase, with protein sequence MFPTHRPRRIRQNPGLRTLVRETRLSRDCMVQPLFAVPGSGVRKEIASLPGQYHLSIDKLTEEARAVADAGVPAILLFGIPEHKDNEGSGAWIQDGIAQQATRALKKHVPALQVITDLCLCEYTAHGHCGIVGKRGHSVEVLNDPTLELLAKTAVSQAEAGSDLIAPSDMMDGRVQAIRRGLDGAGFIGLPIMSYAAKFCSAFYGPFREAAGSAPQEGDRSGYQMDPANGREALREMALDLAEGADILMVKPALPYLDVLHAARSKFAVPLAAYQVSGEYAQILAAARAGWLDQERTMWETLTAIRRAGADLVITYFARTAAAKL encoded by the coding sequence ATGTTCCCCACCCACCGTCCCCGCCGCATTCGCCAAAACCCGGGCCTGCGCACCTTGGTGCGCGAAACCCGCCTGAGCCGCGACTGCATGGTGCAGCCGCTGTTTGCGGTGCCGGGCAGCGGTGTCCGCAAGGAAATCGCTTCCCTGCCCGGCCAGTACCATCTTTCAATCGATAAGCTGACCGAGGAGGCGCGCGCGGTGGCCGACGCGGGCGTGCCCGCAATTCTGCTGTTCGGTATTCCGGAGCACAAGGACAACGAAGGCAGCGGCGCCTGGATTCAGGACGGCATCGCCCAGCAAGCCACACGGGCGCTGAAAAAGCACGTGCCGGCTCTGCAGGTGATTACAGATCTCTGCCTGTGTGAGTACACCGCGCACGGCCATTGCGGCATCGTCGGAAAGCGTGGCCATTCCGTCGAGGTGCTTAACGACCCTACGCTGGAGCTGCTCGCCAAAACCGCGGTTTCGCAAGCGGAAGCCGGCAGCGACCTGATTGCGCCCAGTGACATGATGGATGGCCGCGTGCAGGCCATCCGCCGCGGCCTTGACGGCGCCGGCTTCATCGGGCTGCCCATCATGTCCTACGCCGCCAAATTTTGCTCGGCGTTTTATGGTCCCTTCCGCGAAGCCGCCGGCTCGGCGCCGCAGGAAGGCGACCGCTCCGGCTACCAGATGGATCCGGCCAATGGCCGCGAGGCGCTGCGCGAGATGGCGCTCGATCTGGCCGAGGGCGCCGACATCCTCATGGTCAAACCCGCGCTGCCTTATCTCGACGTGCTCCACGCCGCGCGCTCGAAGTTTGCCGTGCCGCTCGCCGCCTACCAGGTCTCGGGCGAGTACGCCCAAATCCTCGCGGCGGCGCGCGCCGGCTGGCTCGACCAGGAGCGCACCATGTGGGAGACCCTCACCGCCATCCGCCGCGCCGGCGCCGACCTCGTGATCACCTACTTCGCCCGCACCGCCGCCGCCAAGCTGTAA